The genomic region GGAACTTCTTATTAATAATGTCCTTAATCCAAGTGGGTGAGATGAGACTATTTCAATGCCTACGATGCGATGAGTGCTGCTACTTTGATAATGAGGAGAGGGGCCCTATATTGTTTGAGGATGAGCTCGTTAGGTTAAGGACTTTAGCCAAGTCTAGGGGCTTTGATATTAAATATCGTGAACTAACCATAAATGGCGTTAAAGTGTATAGGTGGTTAGTAAGGGGTTATTGCCCATTTTACGATAGGGAAAATAGGGTTTGTACAATACATCCTATGAAACCACTCGCCTGCAAAATGTATCCGTTACTGTATAATCCAAATACCGGTGAGGTACTAATATCGAGGGAGTGTAAGTGGGTTGATGATGCCCTTAGTTCTGGCGAGGACTTGGGACTTGAGAACTTCCCTGGGGAGACCAAGGCACTTGAGGAGGCATTGTCGCGGTTGTATAAGGTTAGGATTAGGATCCATAGGTAGTAAATACTTATAATTGGTCCATGTCTATGAACTTATTGAATGAGTGAATTACCTGCAATTGAAGGTGGAAGCCCAATTAGATCTACGCCCCTTCGTTTTAGACCTTGGATAACCGATGAGGATATAAATCTCGTAATTGACGTACTCAGGTCAGGCCAGTTATCAGCCATTGGCGGTAAATGGAATACCCTACTTGAGCAGGAACTAACTAAGTACTTAGGCGCTAAGTATGCCATAACGGTGTCCAATGGCACAACCGCGCTACATGTGGCGCTTAAGGCCATTGGCGTTGGACCTGGCGATGAGGTTATTACAACACCATTCACATTCGCCGCATCGGCAACGACAATACTTCATTCGAATGCAATACCAGTATTTGCGGATATTGATAGGGAGACCCTGAACATAGACCCATCATCCATAGAGGACGCTATAACCGATAGGACCAAGGCGATAATCGTTGTTCACTTGGCTGGTTATCCTGCTGAGATGGATGAAATAATGAAGATAGCTAATGAGAGGGGGCTATACGTAATCGAGGACACCGCACAGGCCCTTGGGGCGGTTTATAGGGGTCGTATGGCTGGTTCGATAGGTCATGTTGGCACATTAAGTTTTTACCCCACGAAAACGATAACCACGGGTGAGGGTGGTGCGGTTATTACAAGTGATGCCGAGATCGCTAATAGGGTTAGGTTGTTAAGGAGTCATGGTGAGACCGGGAAGTATTACTATGAGTTGTTGGGTTATAATTACAGGATGACCGAGTTCCAGGCCGCACTTGGTTATTCACAGTTGAGGAGGATTGAGGAGATAATTAAGCGTAAGGAGATGTTTGCTAAGGTGCTCATGGAGGAGTTGCAGAACCTTGAGAATGACCTTATTCAATTCCCACGTCCAAAGCCATACATTAGGCATGCATGGCACCTATTCCAAATACTCCTAAACCTGGAAAGGCTTAGGGTCAGTAGGGATAGGGTAATTGATGCATTAAGGGCTGAGGGTATTGAGGCAGCCACCGTGGCTTACCCAATACCCCTTCATAAAGAACCAATAATAACAAACATGATGGGTCATGGTAAAGGTTGCCCATGGACGTGCCCATACTACGGAAGGAAAGTTATGTATAAACCGTTGCCAAATGCTGAATGGGCTGCTGAACGAGTAGTGACAATCTTAATTGGGCCCTTATACACCACTGAGGACGCGATCGATACTGCAAAGGCAATAAGGAAGGTTCTTAACCATTACAGGAGGTAAGTAAAATAATAAATTGATTTTAATTTAATTTTGAACTTAAATTTACCTCGCTGACTTATTAGGTTATTATGTTTCCTTGTTCGTCTACTTTTGCTATTACTTTTCTTACTGTTTTTCCGTCTGGTGTCTTGAACAACGCCATTACGAAGCCCTTCCTACCCTTAGGCTGAACCTTCCAAACCTTCGTAGGCCTCAACTTCCTACCCTCAACCTCATACTCCCTCTTAGCCAGATCCTCAAGCGTAACCATATTGGTCGTTATCTTTTCTGCAGTGCTAGTTTATAAATATATCGCTTTAGAGAGAGCCGTGAGAATAAAATGAGGAAGAGATGAAAAACAAAAGCAAGAATTTATACTTATGTTTAATGTAATGTGGATTTTTGTAACGTATACGTTTCCCAATGATTAATTGATAATTTTAGTAGGTCAAGGGTTTATCGTATTATTTACTTGAATACGCATGTTTTATCAAGTAATACATATTTATATTAATGCTTGGTCGTTTTAATGATGGTATTTAAATTCTTCAGTTCGGTGAAGTCAACAGAGAAGAAGTTTAGGGGATATGTCGGTAAGCCTGTTGTTACTAATGATGGTAAGGTAATTGGTACCGTAGTGAGCATAAAGTTAAGTAAGAGTGATTTGAAGCCAATCTCCATAACCGTTAAATTAAACGATGGAAGTACTAAGGAGTTTAGTGTTAATGATGTCAGTGCCGTATTTGCAACGGATAAGGTGGTGTTTCAGAGGTTTAATGATGAGTATTCGGGCCTTGTTAGTATGTATAGGAATGAAGTGGATAGTATTAAGGAGAGGCTTAGGGACATCATGGACAAGCTGAATAAGCTTAGTGATTTACTCCTTCAGGGTGGTATCAAGGAAGACCTATATAGGGATATTAGGGATAGGCTTGAGAAGGAGAGGGTTAAGTGGATTAGGCAGTGCAATGAGAAGATCAGTGCGATAAATGATACGCTTTCTGAAATAGATAAGAAGATCGGTGATGCAGAAAGAAGGAAGAGCGAGTTAATGATTAAGCAGGTTGTTGGTGATTTAGGGGATGATGAGAAGAATGAATTGACGGGACTCGAGGAGTTACTCAATCAATTGAGGAAGACTAGGTCTGAATTACTCTCGTTAAGGATAGAGTTGGAGAAGGAGTGCTATTAACGATATAAATTATTACAACGACTTGTACCTAAATGATAATGCCTTCTCGAATGGTATAAATTCATTCGTGTCATCATCATAATAACCGAGTACTGTATGCTCGGTATTCCTCTTGCACTTCTCACAGTAAAGGTATAGTTTACTACCAAGGTTTGTTAAGTCATATCCCGCATTAAACACTGACTCGGTACCGCACCTATCGCACTTAATCAACCACTTAGTCATAAAACCCTAGGTAAACCCATGCCTAAGAGAAATAAACCTTATGGTATTATGCCTTTAACCTCCTCATCATAGAGAGGACAAGGGCCTTAGCGGGATTCCTACCCGTGACTGCAGTTAACTCAGCCCAATCCGGTGATCCGTTCACCTCAAATATTACGTAACCATCCTTACCCTCGCCAATGTCAACACCGCCATAAATAAGGTCAAGAGCCTCCACGGACTTCACGGCTAATTCCATCACTGTCTTATCAATGTTAGTACAGGGCTTACCAACGGCTCCCTGAGCCACGTTGGTTTTCCATTGACCCAATGGGGCGACCCTAATCATGCAGCCGAAGACCTCACCATCGATTACCATGACCCTAATATCACGGTTAGGCTTCTCTATGTACTTCTGTAGGTATATTGGCTTTTTGAACGTGAGTAACGTTCTCATTATTTGGAACGCTATGTCAGCATCACTCACCTTCACCGCACCATAACCCCTCGAACCCTGCAACGGCTTAATCACCACATCCTTCATGCTCTTAGCCATCTCGTACGCGTATAGTATGTCCTCGGTGCCTATTGTGTCGGGCACAGGCAAGCCCTTACTCTTTAATATTACGGTTGTCTCAAGCTTATTCCTAGTCCTTAGTAATCCATCCAATGGATTAATAACCACAGTACCGCTCTCCTCAATTAATCTCATGGTTATTGTCCTCCTGAAGAAGGTCTCAACATCAATGAGAACACCAAGGCTCCTAAGGAAGACACCATCAACCTTAAACGGCCTATCCCTAATAACCGTGAGCGGCCCATCCTTATCAACCTTAACCGATATTCGTGAAATCGGCACATACATGGCATTTAAACCAGAATCTCTTGCATAAATGATTAAGTCCCTGCTTGGTCTGTCGGGTATTGGCGAATCACCTATTATAACGACTGAATTAGGCATACACCGTGCCCAATTTAAATTAATTTATAAATCTTTTAACGTAAAATATGTACATAGCACAATCGGTTCTTAATTTTAAGTTAAACCTGAGGTGGTGGGGGAGGTGGGGGTTGGCGTCTCCTTACCCTACGTGGTGAGTACCTTCTCCTTAACTCATTAGTCATCATTAGAGCTAACAAGGTGAGTACCAGCGTTATTACTAGTAGTATTATTGATAGTAATAACGAAAATGTTCCAGGCAGTAGTGGACCCATCATGCCAGAAAAACCAACGTAATATTGGTAAATAACGTATATGCCGATTGCCGATATCAACGCTATTAAAATTAGGATAACACTGGTCGTGATTATCGAGGGCAACCCCAGAAATTCTCTCCTGTTTAGGCTTGACCTAGCCATATATATCATGAAGCCCCCAATTACTGCCATTATCGATGACGTGGCTATAAGCCCCGTAACAGCGTTCAGCCCAGGGAAGGTGAGCACTTGGAAGTACTTTACTGCTATTGACGGTGGTAACTCATTTGATAGGAAGTCGGCGGCTATGATTATCATGATAACCGATAGTAATGCGGCAATAACAGATATGAACATGAACATTGATGACCTATCAATTAACCTCTGTATCTCATCTGAATACATGGCTTGAGCACCCTAATCACTGTAAATATATGTACTGCCTTATCCTAACCTTACAGTTAGGGCATGTTAATGACCTCTCGATTAACTTAACCCTATGCCTATTATCCTCCCTAACCCACTCACCATCAATAACCATCACAGATCCACAACTTGGGCACTTATTTACGTATGGGTTTAAGCTATAATACGGTATTGATGACAATATACCCTTAATATCCCTTTGCGGTATCATCCAGATCGCCTTATCAATAAATAACTAATTAATAAATGTTTAAGGATCAATAAAACCAACATGGCAAACAAAAACACTAAAAATTCCTGAAGCCACGTTAAATTAATGGGTGGTGAGTTACGAGTACCCGAGATACCTGCTGAGTTAAAACCTGTCTTGGAAATAGTGTATGAAGGTAATGCACCACACATAAAGTGTAAGTATAGGGGTAAGGATGGTAAGGAGTGTGGTGCATTATTCTTTAGTCTTAGTGATGCAATTAGGCATTTAGTCATACACGATAGTAAGTATAGGAGGTTCTTATCTCTTATTAATACGTAATGCATTTAAATCCCAATACCTTACTTCGTAAAAATATGGCAAAGCAGGTATCATTAAATGAACTGTTGAATATTGTTAATAATGTTGAGAACTTCGAAGTTGTCGATTATCAGGGAGACTCAATAGTGATTGATGAGGTTAAGGGTATTGTTAAGATAAAGGATGAGGA from Vulcanisaeta distributa DSM 14429 harbors:
- a CDS encoding YkgJ family cysteine cluster protein — protein: MRLFQCLRCDECCYFDNEERGPILFEDELVRLRTLAKSRGFDIKYRELTINGVKVYRWLVRGYCPFYDRENRVCTIHPMKPLACKMYPLLYNPNTGEVLISRECKWVDDALSSGEDLGLENFPGETKALEEALSRLYKVRIRIHR
- a CDS encoding DegT/DnrJ/EryC1/StrS family aminotransferase translates to MSELPAIEGGSPIRSTPLRFRPWITDEDINLVIDVLRSGQLSAIGGKWNTLLEQELTKYLGAKYAITVSNGTTALHVALKAIGVGPGDEVITTPFTFAASATTILHSNAIPVFADIDRETLNIDPSSIEDAITDRTKAIIVVHLAGYPAEMDEIMKIANERGLYVIEDTAQALGAVYRGRMAGSIGHVGTLSFYPTKTITTGEGGAVITSDAEIANRVRLLRSHGETGKYYYELLGYNYRMTEFQAALGYSQLRRIEEIIKRKEMFAKVLMEELQNLENDLIQFPRPKPYIRHAWHLFQILLNLERLRVSRDRVIDALRAEGIEAATVAYPIPLHKEPIITNMMGHGKGCPWTCPYYGRKVMYKPLPNAEWAAERVVTILIGPLYTTEDAIDTAKAIRKVLNHYRR
- a CDS encoding chromatin protein Cren7 yields the protein MVTLEDLAKREYEVEGRKLRPTKVWKVQPKGRKGFVMALFKTPDGKTVRKVIAKVDEQGNIIT
- a CDS encoding PRC-barrel domain-containing protein; translation: MMVFKFFSSVKSTEKKFRGYVGKPVVTNDGKVIGTVVSIKLSKSDLKPISITVKLNDGSTKEFSVNDVSAVFATDKVVFQRFNDEYSGLVSMYRNEVDSIKERLRDIMDKLNKLSDLLLQGGIKEDLYRDIRDRLEKERVKWIRQCNEKISAINDTLSEIDKKIGDAERRKSELMIKQVVGDLGDDEKNELTGLEELLNQLRKTRSELLSLRIELEKECY
- a CDS encoding ATP-grasp domain-containing protein, with product MPNSVVIIGDSPIPDRPSRDLIIYARDSGLNAMYVPISRISVKVDKDGPLTVIRDRPFKVDGVFLRSLGVLIDVETFFRRTITMRLIEESGTVVINPLDGLLRTRNKLETTVILKSKGLPVPDTIGTEDILYAYEMAKSMKDVVIKPLQGSRGYGAVKVSDADIAFQIMRTLLTFKKPIYLQKYIEKPNRDIRVMVIDGEVFGCMIRVAPLGQWKTNVAQGAVGKPCTNIDKTVMELAVKSVEALDLIYGGVDIGEGKDGYVIFEVNGSPDWAELTAVTGRNPAKALVLSMMRRLKA